The Streptomyces sp. A2-16 sequence ACGTTCTCCTGGGAGCCAGCGCTGGTCTCCAGCTTGACCGTCAGGTCCGGCATGTCCTTGTGGATCTCGTCGCGGAGGAGTTCGCCGTACTTCTGGTAGACGCCTGCCTTTGTGCCCGTGCTGAAGGTGATCGTGCCGCTCGGGGGGGTCTCGCCCAGGGGGAGCAGCCACCAGAGGATCAGGGCGAGGGCGACGAGGGCGGCGGCCGCGGTCTGGAGTGCCTGGCGGCGGTTGAGGCGGGGGGACTGCGGCGGGGGCATGGCGGTGATCCTGCCAGGGGGTGTGGGGGGCTGGCCAGTGTGGGGTGCGTCCGGGGCGCCCCTGATGCCTGCGGCGCAGCTGCGGGTTCGGTGGGGGCTTGTGTAGCGCGAGTGGTTCGGTGGGTGGGTCGGGGCCGGGGTGGGGGGTGTCCGTCCTCGGTCCGGCGGTTGCTGTGCCTTGCGATGTGCCCTGTAACGGACGCCGGCCGCTGCGGGCGGACACCCCCCACCCCGTCCCCTGCGCGCCGTCGGCGGCTTGCGGCCCGTCGTGCCGCGCGGCCCGGCGAACGGCCCGTCCTGGCGCCGGGTCACTGCAACCCCCTAGGGGCGCGGGGAACTGCGCGACCAGCCCCCACCGGCCGGTAGCCGCCCGACCACCTCACCTGGCACCCCCATAGGCGCCCGGCCCAAGCCCAGCGCAGCTGCCCGCGGGGAACTGCGCGACCGGCCACGACGGACTCGCAGTCGCCCGACAACCGGACCCGGCACCTCGATACGCGCCCGGCCCAAGCCCAGCGCAGCTGATGGTCGCCCGACAACCGGACCCGGCACCTCGATACGCGCCCGGCCCAAGCCCAGCGCAGCTGATGGTCGCCCGACAACCGAACCCGGCATCCCCTATGCGCCCTCCCGCCCCACCGTCGCCTCTGTTGTGCGTGGTGCGTTCTGTGGGGGGTTCCGGGGGGTCGTCAGTCTCGTTGCCAAGGGCTCTGTGTAGCGGGCCGTGAGGGGGCCGAGGATGACCAGGATGAGGACGTAGGCCGTGGCGAGGGGGCCCAGGGAGGGTTCTATGCCGGCTGAGACCGCCAGGCCCGCTATGACGATCGAGAACTCGCCGCGGGCCACCAGGGCGCCGCCGGTGCGCCAGCGGCCCTTGGGGGAGATGCCGGCTCGGCGGGCCGCCCAGTAGCCGGTGGCGATCTTCGTGGCCGCGGTGATCAGGGCGAGGGCCAGCGCGGGGAGCAGGACCGGGGGGATGCTCGCCGGGTCGGTGTGGAGGCCGAAGAAGACGAAGAAGACCGCCGCGAACAGGTCCCGCAGGGGGCTCAGGAGGGTGTGGGCGCCCTCCGCCACCTCTCCCGAGAGGGCTATGCCGACCAGGAACGCGCCCACCGCCGCCGAGACTTGGAGTTGCTGTGCCACTCCTGCCACCAGGATCGTCAGGCCCAGGACCACCAGGAGGAGCTTCTCCGGGTCGTCGCTGGAGACGAAACGGGAGATCAGGCGGCCGTAGCGGACCGCGACGAAGAGGACCAGGCCCGCGGCTCCGAGGGCGATGGCCAGGGTGATGCTTCCGGCCATGAGGCCCGCCCCGGCCACCAGTGCGGTGACGATGGGCAGGTAGACCGCCATCGCCAGGTCCTCCAGGACCAGGACGCTCAGGATGACCGGGGTTTCCCTGTTGCCGACCCTGCCGAGGTCGCCCAGAACCTTCGCTATGACGCCCGAGGAGGAGATCCAGGTGACGCCCGCCAGGACCACCGCCGCCACCGGGCCCCAGCCCAGCAGCAGGGCGGCCGCTGCTCCCGGGAGGGCGTTGAGGGCGCCGTCGACCAGGCCCGAGGGGTAGTGGGCCTTGAGGTTGGTGACCAGGTCACCGGCCGTGTACTCCAGGCCGAGCATCAGGAGCAGGAGGATCACTCCGATCTCCGCGCCTATCGACACGAACTCCTCGCTCGCGCCCAGCGGCAGCAGGCCACCCTCGCCGAAGGCCAGGCCGGCCAGGAGGTAGAGGGGGATGGGGGACAGGCGGAAACGGGCGGCGAAGCGGCCGAGGAGACCCAGGCCGAGGATGATCGAGCCGAACTCGATCAGGAGGACCGCGGAGTGCATGTTTCCTACTCCCGCCCCAGGATCGCCGCAGCGGCGTCCACGCCCTCGCGGGTGCCCACCACGATGAGGATGTCGCCGCCCGCCAGGCGGAAGTCGGGGGCGGGGGACGGGATCGCCTCTGCGCGGCGCAGCGCCGCCACGACGGAGGCTCCCGTGTCGGTGCGCATCTTGGTGTCGCCGAGGACCCGCCCGTTCCAGCGGGAGCCGGCCGCCACCTCGATGCGCTCGGCCACCAGGCCCAGGTCGGTGGTGTAGAGGAGGCTCGCGCTGTGGTGGGAGGGCTTCAGCGCGTCGATCAGGGCGCCCGCCTCGGAGCCCGTCAGGCGCAGTGACTGTGCGCAGGAGTCGGGGTCGTCGGCCCGGTAGACGCTCACCGTGCGGGCCCCGTCGCGGTGCGCCACCACGGACAGATGGCGGTCCTCGCGGGTCATGAGGTCGTACTGGACCCCGATTCCCGGCAGCGGCGTCGCCCTCAGGCGTGGAGCAGACACGTTTCTTCCCCTTGTGGTTCGAATGAGTGGTGCGAGTGATCACGGGTGCCGGGTTTGCATGCTGCCAGCTCCCCGTACGGTGGCGATATGGGTGACGTGACGGATATACGCGAGCGGCGGGGACCGTGGAGGCTGGGGCCTCGGGCGTCGTACGAGGGGAGTGAGGGCAGGGCCGTGTCGCTGTTCTGGCGGATCTTCTCGCTCAACGCCGCGGGCCTCGTCGTCGCCGCCGCGCTGCTGCTGGGGCCGGTCACCGTGTCGACGCCCGTACGGCAGGGGGAGGCCGTGGTCGTCCTCGCGGGGCTCGGTCTGCTGCTGGTGGCCAATGCCCTGGTGCTGCGGGTCGGGCTCGTCCCGCTGCAGCGGCTGGGGCGGGCCATGGCCGCCGCCGACCTGCTGCGTCCCGGGGTGCGCGCACCCGTCTCCGGTCCTTCCGAGACGGCCGCGCTGATCACGACGTACAACAAGATGCTGGACCGCCTGGAGGCCGAGCGGGCGACCGGGGCGGCCCACGCGCTCTCCGCGCAGGAGCGGGAGCGGCACCGGGTCGCGCGTGAGCTGCACGACGAGGTCGGGCAGACGCTGACCGCCGTGCTGCTGCAGCTGAAGAGGGTCGCCGACCGGGCGCCCGAGGAACTGCGCGAGGAGGTCGGGCAGGCGCAGGAGGCGACCCGGGCCGGGCTCGACGAGATCCGTCGGATCGCGCGGCGGCTGCGGCCCGGTGTGCTGGAGGAGCTGGGGCTGCCGAGTGCTCTGCGCTCGCTCGCGGCCGAGTTCACCACGCACGGGCTGACCGTGCGCCATCACGTCGGCGGCGATCTGCCCCGGCTGACCGAGGAGTCGGAACTGGTCGTCTACCGGGTGGCCCAGGAGGGGCTCACGAACACCGCGCGGCACTCCGCCGCCGACCGTGCCGAGGTGCGGCTCCAGCCGGTCGCGGGGGGTGTCGAGCTGCTCGTGCGGGACAACGGCAGTGGGCTTCGCGGGGCGGCCGAAGGGGCCGGGATACAGGGCATGCGGGAGCGGGCGCTGCTGGTCGGGGCGGCCCTCTCGGTGGCGGCCGGGCCCGGGACGGGGACGGACGTGCGGTTGCGGATACCGGTCGCCGCGGGGGTGAGCTGATGGCCGCGCCGACCCGGGTGCTGCTCGCCGACGACCACACGCTCGTACGGCGGGGGGTGCGGCTGATCCTGGAGGGGGAGCCGGACCTCACGGTCGTGGCCGAGGCCGGGGACGGCGCCGAGGCGGTCGAGCTGGCACGCGCGCGTGAGGTCGATCTGGCCGTGCTGGACATCGCGATGCCCCGGATGACGGGACTGCAGGCCGCCCGTGAGCTGTCCCGCCGACTGCCGGACCTGCGGATCCTGATCCTGACGATGTACGACAACGAGCAGTACTTCTTCGAGGCGCTCAAGGCCGGCGCCAGCGGATACGTCCTCAAGTCCGTCGCCGACCGCGATCTCGTCGAGGCGTGTCGGGCCGCCGTACGCGACGAGTCCTTCGTGTATCCCGGGGCCGAGCGGGCCCTGGTCCGCTCCTACCTCGACCGGCTGCACCGCGGTGACGACCTGCCCGCGCGAGCCGTCACCGAGCGCGAGGAGGAGATCCTCAAGCTCGTCGCCGAGGGGCACACCACGAAGGAGATCGGTGAGCTGCTGTTCATCAGCGCGAAGACGGTCGAGCGGCACAGGGCGAATCTGCTGCAGAAGCTGGGGATGCGGGACCGGCTGGAGCTGACCCGCTATGCCATAAGGGCCGGGCTCATCGATCCCTGAGGCGGGAGTGCGGGTGCGTGGCGCGACGCCGCCGCACCACATGGGCGCCGGCGAGCCCGGCCCCGCCGAGGGCCAGCACCACCCCGATCGCCCGCTCGAAACCCGCCGGGCCCACGCTGCCTCCGGACCCGCCCTGGACGCCGAGCGTGGGCAGGGGCGTCGCGAGGGGCGTGGTGAGCGTGGTGGGCGTGGTGAGCGGCAGGACCTCGCTCATGGCCGCGGTGTCCCTTCGGGGCAGCACCTCACAGGCGATGCCGTCGTCGGGACCCTGGTCCTCGTCGAGCCGATTGGGGTCGGTGCGGTCGAGGTCGAAGCGTTCCTGCGCGTCCTCCTGGTAGACGAAGTCGGCGCAGTCCAGGTCGTCTTGAGCGTGTGCGACGCCGGTCAGCGGTCCCGTGGCGGCCAGGACGGCCACCGCCGTGCCGGTGAGCGTGGTGCGTATTCCCATGGGTCGTGCCTTTCGGGCGGGGACGGAACAGCCGTCACCGCGACCCTAGGGACGCGCCCGGGGCGCGGCCCGTGGTGCTGGGCCGAACGGGCGCGCGTGGTCACGCGCGTGGTCAGAGGAGCGCCTCCCAGTCCTCGTCGAAGTCCGCCGGGTTCAGGAACACCACCTCCGGGGGCTGTTCAGGGGCGCGCAGGGACTGTTCCGTCCAGATGCACTTGCCGGTGGGGGTGTAGCGGGCGCCCCAACGCGTGGAGAGGGCCGAGATGAGCTGCAGGCCGCGGCCGCCCTCGTCGGTCTCCGTGGCGTGGCGGATACGGGGCATGGTCTGGCTGCTGTCGTAGACCTCGCAGATCAGCTCGGTGGTGTGCAGGAGGCGCAGCCTGACGGGTCCGCGGGCGTGCCGGACGACGTTGCCCACCAGTTCGCTGACCAGGAGTTCCGTGGTGGGGGACAGGTCGTCCAAGTCCCAGGTCGCGAGCTGTTCGCGGACGTGGCGGCGGGCCTGGCTCGCCGCCTTCGGGTCCTCGGGCAGCGACCAGGCGGCCATCCGGTCGGCCTCCAGCGCGTGCAGACGGGCCACCAGGAACGCCGCGTCGTCGGCCGCCTGCTGGTCCGCCGGCAGCAGACCGGCCGTCAGCGTGTCGCACAGCCGTTCAAGGTCTACGGCGGTCCCGTCCGCGTGGGCGGCGCCGAGCAGCCGCGCCAGCTCCGCCATGCCCTCGTCGATCTCCCGCTTCGCCGATTCCACCAGCCCGTCGGTGTACAGCACGAGCAGACTGCCCTCGGGCACCTCCAACTCGGTCGTCTCGAACGGCGGCTTGGCCGCGCCCAGCGGGGGATCGGCGTCCGGCTCGGGGAAGTGCACGGTTCCGTCGGGCCGCACCAGGGCGGGCGGTGGATGGCCGGCCCGGGCGATGGAGCAGACCCGGGTCGTCGGGTCGTAGAGCGCGTACAGACAGGTGGCGTACGACGCCTCTCCCATGCCGCCGACGATGTCGTTGAGGTGGCCGAGGATCTCGTCGGGCGGCAGCTCCAGGTCGGCCAGGGTGTGCACCGCGGTGCGCAGCCGGCCCATGGTGGCCGCCTCGGGCAGGCCGTGCCCCATCACGTCACCGACGACCAGCGCGACCTGTCCGCCGGAGAGCGGGATGATGTCGTACCAGTCGCCGCCCACGTCCGCGCCCGGTCCGGCCGGCAGATAGCGTGCCGCCGCCGTGCACGCGGGCAGGTCGGGCAGCGCCTGGGGGAGCAGGCTGCGCTGGAGTTCCCGGGACCGGGTGTGCTCGGCGTCGTAGAGCCGGGCCCGCTCAAGGGACTGGGCGACGAGGGCGGTGATCGTGGTGAGCAGGGCGCGTTCCTCGTCGTCGAGCACCCGCGGCCGGTCGAAGGAGACGACGCAGACGCCGAAGGTGTGCCCGGACGCCGTCAGCGGCAGGAACGCCCAGGACTTCTTGTCACCGCGCGCGGGGAAGTCGGCCAGTTCGGGATAGCGGGTGGCGTACTCGTGGGGCGCCGACATGAACAGCGGCAGCCCGGAGGCGATGGTGTCCCAGGCGGGGTCGCCGGTCGTCGCGCGGGGGCGGCTGTCGAGGAGGGCCACGAAGTCCCGGGGGTAGCCGACCGCGCCGACGTGGTGGAGCCGGTCACCCTCGCTGACCTGGACCATCAGCCCCGAGGCGGCGAACGGCGGCAGCACCCGGCGGGCGACCGCGTCCACCACGTCCCGCGAGGTCGTCGCCTTGGCGAGCTCCATGGTCAGCTCGGCGATCCGCACCGCCCGCTCGGCAGCGGCGCGCTCGGCCGCCTGCCGTTCCTCCGCCAGCCGGCGCTTCTCCGTGACGTCCTGGAAGTAGAGGGTGCGGCCGTCGGGCCCCGGCACCAGCCGCACGTGCAGGCGCCGCCGGCAGTCCGCGATGTACACGTCGAACCCGGAGGACTTCTCCTCCGCAGCGGCCGACAGACAGCTCTCCTTGAGGCCCGGGACCTGCCGGGTGGCGGGCAGGTCCCACAGCAGGCGCCCGAACAGCTCCTCCTCGGAGAATCCGAGGAAGCGTTCCGCCTCCAGGTTGGCGAAGGTGATCCGCCACTCGTCGTCCACCGCGAGGAAGCCGTCGCTCATGTGCCTGAGGGCCCTGCTGAGGGCGTCCCGCGCGGTGCGCGACTCGTTGCTCTCCCAGCCGACCCCGATCATCCTCAGGGGCTCGCCCCGCTCGTCGTAGGTCGCCCGGCCGCGGGCCTGCGTCCAGCCCCAGGTGCCGTCCAGGCGCCGTACGCGGTACTCGGCCTCGTAGACGGAGTGGTCGAGGATCGCCTGCTGCGCCGCCGCGAGGGTGGGGGCCAGGTCGTCGGGGTGGACGATCCGCATCCAGTTGTCGATCCGGCCGGTGAAGTCGGCGGGCAGCGTGCCGTACAGCTCCAGCGCGGCCTCGTCCCAGATCAGGTCGCCGTTGCGGATGTCCCAGTCCCACGAGCCGACCTGGACCTCCTTCAGCGCCTGTCGCAGCCGCTCGCCGCCCAGCTCCCCCTGGTTGGGCCCCGACGGCGGCGGAGCCTGCGCCATCCGGTCCTCGGTCCAGGCGACGACGTCCCGCAGGAAGTCCCAGTGCTCGGGGGTGGGCTCGCCCTGCTCGCCGGCCAGGACCGTCAGCGCGCCGATGCTGCGCCGGCCGCTGAACACGGGCAGGGCGGCGAGGCCGGTGCCGGGCCAGGGGTCCTCCTGCGGCACGTCCTGGGACAGCGGCACCCAGACGCCCCTGCCCTGCTGGAGCGCGCGGGCCGGGGCCAGCGGGCCCTCCTGGTCGACGATCTCCCAGGAACGGGTCAGGGCGGGCGGCAGACCGACGGACGACACCAGGCGCAGGGCGGACATCGGTCCGCGCAGGTGCACGGTCCCGCCGAGTGCGCTCAGCTCACCGACCGCATGCCCGAGCGCCAGCCGGAAGACCTCGCTCTCCGTCGCACCAGGGGTGACCGTGCCGAGAAGAGCGAGCCGCGCGTTCATGGAGGGAACTTATCGTTCCCGTTTCCGTTCGAAACCTGCTTCACAGTTTCCGACGGGCTGTTCCTCGTCCCTCCCCTCCCTCAACTGCCCTTACTTCACAGGAAGTTGCCGAAACATCGGCCGTGTACCGTGCCGTCGGACCGGGCAGTCTCCGATCATGAGGAGCGGCATGGACATCGGTGTCTTCATCCCCATCGGCAACAACGGCTGGCTCATCTCGAAGAGTTCCCCGCAGTACATGCCGACCTTCGAGCTCAACAAGGCCGTCGTGCAGAAGGCCGAGGAGCACGGGTTCGACTTCGCCCTCTCGATGATCAAACTCAAGGGCTTCGGCGGCGAGACCGAGTTCTGGGACCACTGTCTGGAGTCGTTCACGCTGATGGCGGGGCTGGCCGCGGTCACCGAGCGGATCAAGCTGTACGCCTCCACACCGATCCTCGCCCTCCCGCCGGCGATCGTCGCGCGCATGGCGGTCACGGTCGACTCCATCGCCCCCGGCCGCTTCGGCGTCAACATCGTCACCGGCTGGGCGCCGGGCGAGTACGCGCAGATGGGTGTCTGGCCCGGCGACGAGCACTTCGGCAACCGGTACGCGCGGGCCGAGGAGTACGTGACGGTGATGAAGGAGCTGTGGAGCGAGGGCGTCAGCGACTTCAAGGGCGAGTTCTACGAGATGGACGGCTGTGTGCTCTCGCCGCGCCCGGCGGACGGGCACATCGACATCGTGGCCGCCGGACAGAGCGGTACGGGGATGCGGTTCGCCGCGGAGCACGCCGACTACAACTTCATCCTGGGCAGCGGGGTGAACACACCGCTGGCCTTCTCGGACAGCGCGGCCACGCTGGTCCAGGCGGCGCGGGAGACCGGCCGGGACGTCGGGGCCCTGTCCCTGTTCATGGTCATCGCCGACGAGACCGACGAGGCCGCCCGCGCGAAGTGGCAGGACTACCACGCGGGCGCCGACCACGCGGCGCTGGCCTACATGGCGGGGGAGTCGGCCACGGACACCACCGCCGACGACTCCTCCACGGCCCGCACCATCGTGCTGCCCGAGGGCGCCGTGAACTTCAACATGGGGACGCTCGTCGGGTCGTACGAGAGTGTCGCGCGCATGCTGGACGAGATCGCCGGGGTCGAGGGGACCAAGGGGATCATGCTGGTGTTCGAC is a genomic window containing:
- a CDS encoding cation:proton antiporter, whose translation is MHSAVLLIEFGSIILGLGLLGRFAARFRLSPIPLYLLAGLAFGEGGLLPLGASEEFVSIGAEIGVILLLLMLGLEYTAGDLVTNLKAHYPSGLVDGALNALPGAAAALLLGWGPVAAVVLAGVTWISSSGVIAKVLGDLGRVGNRETPVILSVLVLEDLAMAVYLPIVTALVAGAGLMAGSITLAIALGAAGLVLFVAVRYGRLISRFVSSDDPEKLLLVVLGLTILVAGVAQQLQVSAAVGAFLVGIALSGEVAEGAHTLLSPLRDLFAAVFFVFFGLHTDPASIPPVLLPALALALITAATKIATGYWAARRAGISPKGRWRTGGALVARGEFSIVIAGLAVSAGIEPSLGPLATAYVLILVILGPLTARYTEPLATRLTTPRNPPQNAPRTTEATVGREGA
- a CDS encoding TrkA C-terminal domain-containing protein; its protein translation is MSAPRLRATPLPGIGVQYDLMTREDRHLSVVAHRDGARTVSVYRADDPDSCAQSLRLTGSEAGALIDALKPSHHSASLLYTTDLGLVAERIEVAAGSRWNGRVLGDTKMRTDTGASVVAALRRAEAIPSPAPDFRLAGGDILIVVGTREGVDAAAAILGRE
- a CDS encoding HAMP domain-containing sensor histidine kinase — protein: MSLFWRIFSLNAAGLVVAAALLLGPVTVSTPVRQGEAVVVLAGLGLLLVANALVLRVGLVPLQRLGRAMAAADLLRPGVRAPVSGPSETAALITTYNKMLDRLEAERATGAAHALSAQERERHRVARELHDEVGQTLTAVLLQLKRVADRAPEELREEVGQAQEATRAGLDEIRRIARRLRPGVLEELGLPSALRSLAAEFTTHGLTVRHHVGGDLPRLTEESELVVYRVAQEGLTNTARHSAADRAEVRLQPVAGGVELLVRDNGSGLRGAAEGAGIQGMRERALLVGAALSVAAGPGTGTDVRLRIPVAAGVS
- a CDS encoding response regulator transcription factor, which gives rise to MAAPTRVLLADDHTLVRRGVRLILEGEPDLTVVAEAGDGAEAVELARAREVDLAVLDIAMPRMTGLQAARELSRRLPDLRILILTMYDNEQYFFEALKAGASGYVLKSVADRDLVEACRAAVRDESFVYPGAERALVRSYLDRLHRGDDLPARAVTEREEEILKLVAEGHTTKEIGELLFISAKTVERHRANLLQKLGMRDRLELTRYAIRAGLIDP
- a CDS encoding SpoIIE family protein phosphatase, with protein sequence MNARLALLGTVTPGATESEVFRLALGHAVGELSALGGTVHLRGPMSALRLVSSVGLPPALTRSWEIVDQEGPLAPARALQQGRGVWVPLSQDVPQEDPWPGTGLAALPVFSGRRSIGALTVLAGEQGEPTPEHWDFLRDVVAWTEDRMAQAPPPSGPNQGELGGERLRQALKEVQVGSWDWDIRNGDLIWDEAALELYGTLPADFTGRIDNWMRIVHPDDLAPTLAAAQQAILDHSVYEAEYRVRRLDGTWGWTQARGRATYDERGEPLRMIGVGWESNESRTARDALSRALRHMSDGFLAVDDEWRITFANLEAERFLGFSEEELFGRLLWDLPATRQVPGLKESCLSAAAEEKSSGFDVYIADCRRRLHVRLVPGPDGRTLYFQDVTEKRRLAEERQAAERAAAERAVRIAELTMELAKATTSRDVVDAVARRVLPPFAASGLMVQVSEGDRLHHVGAVGYPRDFVALLDSRPRATTGDPAWDTIASGLPLFMSAPHEYATRYPELADFPARGDKKSWAFLPLTASGHTFGVCVVSFDRPRVLDDEERALLTTITALVAQSLERARLYDAEHTRSRELQRSLLPQALPDLPACTAAARYLPAGPGADVGGDWYDIIPLSGGQVALVVGDVMGHGLPEAATMGRLRTAVHTLADLELPPDEILGHLNDIVGGMGEASYATCLYALYDPTTRVCSIARAGHPPPALVRPDGTVHFPEPDADPPLGAAKPPFETTELEVPEGSLLVLYTDGLVESAKREIDEGMAELARLLGAAHADGTAVDLERLCDTLTAGLLPADQQAADDAAFLVARLHALEADRMAAWSLPEDPKAASQARRHVREQLATWDLDDLSPTTELLVSELVGNVVRHARGPVRLRLLHTTELICEVYDSSQTMPRIRHATETDEGGRGLQLISALSTRWGARYTPTGKCIWTEQSLRAPEQPPEVVFLNPADFDEDWEALL
- the rutA gene encoding pyrimidine utilization protein A; the encoded protein is MDIGVFIPIGNNGWLISKSSPQYMPTFELNKAVVQKAEEHGFDFALSMIKLKGFGGETEFWDHCLESFTLMAGLAAVTERIKLYASTPILALPPAIVARMAVTVDSIAPGRFGVNIVTGWAPGEYAQMGVWPGDEHFGNRYARAEEYVTVMKELWSEGVSDFKGEFYEMDGCVLSPRPADGHIDIVAAGQSGTGMRFAAEHADYNFILGSGVNTPLAFSDSAATLVQAARETGRDVGALSLFMVIADETDEAARAKWQDYHAGADHAALAYMAGESATDTTADDSSTARTIVLPEGAVNFNMGTLVGSYESVARMLDEIAGVEGTKGIMLVFDDFLDGIEQFGTRIQPLMRSREGRVPAAR